Proteins encoded by one window of Flavobacteriales bacterium:
- a CDS encoding universal stress protein, which yields MERKILVPIDYTKVSENAVDHAQNLALHIGAEVYLLHLVSRAEHLSDAKTRMQAFKEHMSSRYEGVKFLSTVRVGSIFDDISDVAAELEVVLIVMGTHGMRGFQFLVGSNALRIVSSSRTPFIIVQEKGIKENGYDDIVVPLDLHKETKQKLSLVVNMAKYFNARVHLISPHETDEFLQNTLKRNLAFASQKMKEAGIEHKVVVADKDKDFDDAIISYSVVHDIDLISIMNLKENSLAGLLGGGYTQKVVTNEAQIAVMLINPAQTGHIDIFGV from the coding sequence ATGGAAAGAAAAATACTTGTTCCCATCGATTATACCAAGGTTTCAGAGAATGCCGTGGACCACGCTCAGAACCTTGCCCTTCACATAGGTGCAGAGGTCTATCTGCTACACCTCGTCTCTCGCGCTGAACATCTGAGTGATGCCAAGACGCGAATGCAGGCCTTCAAAGAGCATATGTCCTCACGGTATGAGGGGGTCAAATTCCTTAGCACTGTCAGAGTAGGAAGCATCTTTGATGATATAAGTGATGTCGCGGCTGAGCTAGAGGTCGTGCTGATAGTCATGGGGACCCATGGCATGCGGGGATTTCAATTCCTGGTCGGAAGCAATGCGCTGCGCATCGTGTCTTCTTCACGCACGCCTTTCATCATCGTCCAGGAAAAGGGGATCAAGGAGAATGGCTATGACGATATCGTAGTGCCCTTGGACCTGCACAAAGAGACCAAGCAGAAACTCAGCCTGGTGGTCAACATGGCCAAGTACTTCAATGCCCGTGTCCATTTGATATCACCGCATGAGACCGATGAATTCCTGCAGAATACGCTGAAACGGAATCTGGCCTTTGCCTCACAGAAGATGAAGGAAGCGGGAATCGAACACAAGGTGGTGGTGGCTGATAAGGACAAGGATTTCGATGATGCTATCATCAGTTATAGTGTGGTGCATGATATCGACCTCATCAGCATCATGAATCTCAAAGAGAATAGTCTGGCAGGACTACTGGGTGGTGGTTATACACAGAAAGTGGTGACCAATGAGGCACAAATAGCCGTCATGCTCATCAACCCCGCTCAAACGGGTCATATCGACATTTTCGGAGTGTGA